Within the Arachis duranensis cultivar V14167 chromosome 10, aradu.V14167.gnm2.J7QH, whole genome shotgun sequence genome, the region CCTACCACGGTTTACCTTCAAAGCTTCTCCTTCATAAATCGTTACAAGCTGGCACGGTTTACATGTAAATAGGAAACCGTGGTTAGCTCCCACAgattacataataaaaaaaaagacatgcACGTAAGAAAGTTCCAATTGTTGCATTCAGGTAAAGCTTTctctcctttaatttatttaagtacattgccctaaaaataattatacgATAAAAAACATTAGTTCATACaaaatgtttaattttaatattatatgtcctatttaatgaataaattttatttaatgaaaatataaaaattacataaaaaaagagacaaaaaagtAATGGCActtaaattcttaaaattttgagTTATTGATCCCGAAGATTTTTGGACATGTAGAAACAATCATACACACGGTGACATGGACACATTGTACGATGTCGGCGCGGCAAGCAATATCTATCTGCATTTGGCATGCAGTAGGGCGCACGTTAGTGAACTGTATGTTATCGTGCGCCACCTTCATTCCACTGGCTCAAGTTGCGCTGGCGTCTCAGGAGACGCGTCACGCGCTTAGCTCAACGCGTAGAATCcaccctcttcttcctccttctccgAACATCATAGACATGTCAACGGTGGACTCCgcttaaacaaaaaaattgccAAACTTTAGTCCTCCAGGGTTCTCAATTCTCCACTTCCCATCAAACAAAATCGCATCTTTTTGAGCTCATTGATCTTCACTTTCAGCATTTCAAGCTTGggcctttctcttctttttgacTATGGAGACGAAAAACCCTTCGAGGTTTACGCTGATGAAGCAATCATCATTGGCACCAGAACACCGCAGAGAAGAAGGATCAGAGCTCCACAACGATGGTAATGGCGAGGAAGGTATCCATCCGGGTGTGAGGTTGATGTATTCGGCGAACGAGAACGATCTTGAGGGTATTCGTGAAGTTTTGGATTCGGGTGTGAGCGTCAATTTCAGAGACATTGATGACCGTACTGCACTTCACGTTGCTGCGTGTCAGGGATTAACCGATGTGGTTTCTTTGTTGCTCGAGAAAGGAGCTGAAGTCGACGCCAAAGATCGCTGGGGGAGCACGGTAACTAActataactaactaactaactaaaatgacTCTGGTTTCCATGATTGATCTGGGTGTTTATGCATGATGCAACTTAGTTTTGTAGTTGTTAAGTGTGAACTATCTTTTGGCATGAAACTGAATATAGCATCAACAGAAGCTGCGCATTTTCATAACGAAATTATTGTGTATTAGAAAATGGCAATGACAATAGTATTATAAGTTTTAGTTAGCTTCAAAAGACCAAAATTCagatttagggttttttttagcTAGACTGGTTTTGGATTGCTTGACTAATCAAATCACAAATGCTTTACTTTGTAGCATATATCCATTCTGTTTGGCACTCATACTAGAAGCCCTGATACATGATTGATATGTAGTGTCATTCAAGGCCTGAGTTTGTTGGATCAAGTTCTTGTTAAGATTCTTTGCTTTTTTACACTGCTTTTGTTAGGCATTAGCTAAGTGTTGGCCTGCTTTTACAATGGGAGGAAACATAAGAGGGTATAAGTAATGTGAAACAGTGGAAATATAATTAGATCTCTGGGTCTTCTATATGGATTGCATCTTAGAATTAAGTTTCTCGTCTTAGTATAATTGCTGGACTAATTAACCTCATATCTTCCAAACAGCCACTTGCAGAtgctatattttataaaaacaatGAAGTGATCAAACTATTGGAGCAGAATGGAGCAAAGCCTCTGGTATGTGTTAATTGAGGATTGTATTTGTCCTGGTCTTTAAGTATATTTGGTATTCTACTCACCGTTGCTTATACATATAATTATACTGTCTCAGATGGCCCCTATGCATGTTCATCATGCACGTGAAGTACCAGAATATGAAATCAATCCTAAAGAActactaaataataatattttgttacatCTCTTTTATTAAGCTTTAGCTAATGTTTTTCTTCAGTATTCAAATAGCTGTAAGCTGCAGTTAGCAGTAATGAACTTGTATGATAATTTTGTTTATCTGTAGCCATGTTCTTGGAACAGAACTTTTAGGAAACTAGTTAGTCTATGTTTCTTAAGAAATGCTGTTTTCTTAAGAAATTCTGGGTATGCACTATCTAAGAGCACAAGGCTTCAATTAACATGTAAATAATTATTGCATCTCACAATCTAGTCTTAAATGGCAGGGCACTTTCTGTAGTGCATTCTGGCGTGGGACAGAGGTTGCAGTAAAAAAACTTGGGGAGGATGTAATTACTGATGAGGAGAAAGTGTGAGTTGCTCAAAAACCTTGAATCTttttttccccttctttcttattttcacCGTAGTTAATATGCTTGGATTTTTACAGGAAGGCCTTTAGAGACGAGCTTGCACTATTCCTGAAGATCCGGCATCCAAATGTAGTTCAGTTTCTGGGTGCTGTGACACAGAGTAGCCCGATGATGATTGTGACAGAATATCTTCCCAAGGTCTTTTATCCTTCAATTGTTTGAAAATGATTTCTTGAGCGGTTTTTGGTGTTGTTTGATGAAGGCTAAAACTTATGTGGAATTAAATATACATTTGGTGATCTTACGTTCTGTATGTATTGGTCAGGGAGATCTCCGTGCATTCTTGGGAAGAAAAGGAGCTTTGAAACCTTCAACAGCTGTGAAATTTGCACTTGATATTGCCAGGTATTTGACACTCATGTGGCTTGATATTGGTTCTAGAGAGGGGGCTGGTACTCTGTGGTTTGATCTTGGTGGTGcttatatgttattatttctAGTTATATGGACAAAGCATTCATAAACCTTAGGACATTTTCAAATTATGAGTTTTCTCAATATTTTGTCCTAATTTTCTTCTCTTATATATTTGCATGAGCACTGAAAAGTTGTATACTTGTAAGGCTTTAACATTATCATTGTCCAATACTTGCCATAGAAAAGTAAAGTTACCTGTTAAATGAATAATGATATCTCCATTCACTGTATTTGCCCTTTGGCCTGTTAAAAGTGTtacttgttatatttttatttttccttgaatATGCAGGGGAGTGGGTTATTTACATGAGAATAAGCCGTCACCAATCATTCACCGTGATCTAGAGCCTTCGTGagtttcttttttcaattattttcatCTTAACCTCTGTTCTTTTATGTGATGTCCATGTGTCTGGTTTAATAGTCTGATATAGTCTACACTTTTTATAATGTTGTTTATGAGTAAGCTAACAGTAACATATTGCGGGATGATTCGGGACACCTAAAAGTTGCAGACTTTGGGGTTAGCAAGTTGCTGGCAGTTAAAGAAGACAGACCTCTAACTTGCCAAGATACATCTTGTGGGTGCTGCTTTTCTTCAGAATTGATATTAGTGCACACTTGAACTATCTATATATGAAAAATGCTATATTTCTTATTCTTAGCACATAAGAAAATAATGCCAtgctttatatatttttggtaaACATAGACATTCCCTTTCATGGACTCATTAGgaatttgttgattttgttgGTAGGCCGCTATGTTGCTCCTGAAgttttcaaacaagaagaatatGACACCAAAGTAGATGTATTCTCATTTGCATTAATCCTGCAAGAGGTATCTATTTTTAAATACTTCAAAAACTATTCCTTGTGAAAGTTGAAAGTGTTGAACTGACCTCAAGTAATCATCTGCCTAAGTATCATTTTAAACTACATTTGTTCTTCTCATAAATCAGCTTTGAAATCTTTCAAAATCATTTAGTTGGATAATTTCACTTCCTTCTAGTCAAATTCCTACAATTTCACTTCCTACTGTCATGATATTTCTTATTTGCTATGCATTAGATGATTGAAGGTTGTCCACCATTTTCTGCAAAGAAAGAAGACGAAGTTCCTAAGGTATATGCCGCAAAAGAGCGTCCACCTTTTCGAGCTCCAGCCAAGCGTTATGCCCATGGGATAAGAGAGTAAGTCTTCAATGTGTATTGATGATATTGTTTTCTGTTgctaataaattagtttttaaatcaGGTTCAAGAAATTTTTCCCAGACAAATTTGAAAATTGTTAAATATGTTTATGTATGTAACTTAATCTAACTATTGTTCATAGCCTATAATATGCTTTGTATATTACTAATCTTCAAAGTTTGCATGTTTCATGGTGTTACTTATATTTGCTGAAGTTTACAATGGAATTTGTTTATAGATTGATTGAAGATTGCTGGAATGAAAATCCAGCAAAGAGACCAACATTTAGACAAATAATACCAAGGCTGGAATCCATCTACAACACTATTGGTCAAAAAGGACGTTGGAAGGTATTTGCCACCTCGCGTTTCCGTTTATCTACTAGTTTCTAGAAGTAAAAAAGATACCAAaagaaactaatttttattattggattTTATGACATCGTTTAATCCATGTAACCAAACGGACTGTAATTGGTAAAAATATAAGGCTCTAGTTCACCAATCGACTACATTGATATTGTAATGCTGACACTATTTCCAGGTTAAACCGTTGAAATGCTTCCAGAATCTGGAGGCCTTGTTGAAGAGGGATCGTTCGAATTTTAGCAGCCGAGGCAGTTCATCGCGTTCAAGGTCCAGCCGGATATGAACAACACAAGTCCTGTGATGCAAATTACATTAGCTTAAAGATTAAGATAGCAAGCAGATTCATTTGGCTACTTCTTTTGATGTGTTCATTCCCAGTTTGGCTATTAtgttttcagattttctaagaTTCTTGATTAGTTcttaaagatttatttattttcaactgCATTATTTGCGGCAATAGAATTGCATCTAAGATGTAACATAAGATTAGATTTGCTCCTTTGTCATGTACATTATGTATGTAAGTTGTATCAAaactgtttttctttttcttttaaatttagattAAGAACTTTAACGAATTAAATTGAAAAGTCtactattttataaaattcagcatctattcttttgtttctttccgggtcagcttttttttttttttttgagttatgAACTTAtgattatctttattttatttgggaTCGGATATAAGAGAATTTCAATAGAAATAATAATGAAGCCTGTTACGCATGAATGGGCTAAGGCCCAACGTGAAGTTTACATTTTGCAAAAATATTAGATATCCAAATTTTGTATTTTGGGGGGAAAAAAATCATGCTAGATCTTCCCAATCCCAAGTGATGTGAATCTTTCATAACTAACTCTCCTAAATGATTTGCCTAGTTTCggttttgttataaaattaatatttttataaaaaggtAATAATCAACCAAAAAAAGTAGTGAATGAAATGAATACAACTAGCGGTGGAGGCAGATCGGATATAGCAAAAATTTCAATTGGATTCGCACAAAAATTATCGGATCGGATTCAATATTCACATTTTGTATGCTTGGATCCGATCTAGTTTGCACATTTGTGGATCGGATCAGATATCAGAtgcaaaacacaaaaaatattttttgaaaatttatttttattaaaaaatattaataaaattcatttttcgattcttttaaatatgtttactcttaaaataatattaaacatatttttttaaaaaaataaattaaaataatacaacatatatgatcATTATTGGTTGAAATAAAACACACaaagaatatttacttatttatttttttatttttgcagatACGCGGATATGCGGATATGTAGATACCTATACAAAAATTCTCAATCCGATCCTATTAGTGTGCGAATCGGATCTAGCAATTTTCGGATCGAATTCGGATAAACACCGCGGATATGCGGATCTGATTCCATCCATGAACACCGCTAAATACAAGTTaaggaattaaaaaaaaaaaagagaatttctttaaaaaagaaaaaagtttaaCAATTCAGACAAAATAGCTAAACTAGAGGAATTTGGATAGTATACATAACGTAACGTAACGATCTGACAAGTTCAAAGTAGAGGTATATAGGTAAATTTGATCCCTATATAATGAGTGATTTCATAGTAGCTGAATTATCTTTACATAATTTCAGTTTAAGTATCTTTGTGGTCCTTATGAATATTGCTAAGTTTATTTTGGTGCCTACAAAATAGATAAAGTTCAAATCCATATTTCTAGTTAGTCCTATGGTCAAGAGAAACCCCTTTAATATTCTAAGCTCAAGATGGTTAAGCAAATGTTTAATATTTGTTTGAAGAGATAACagaatgtgtgtgtgtgtagaAGCAACGTTTCCCTTATTGGAGAGTTTGGAATGCGGCAACAAATTATGGCGGTTCtaccttttttcttgttttagaaCACACCGTGTGCCATAAGGCATTGGGCACAGAACACaaaaatttcatacatataGAGAACCTTTTAATAATTCTAAACTAGTATATAGCTTAAACAGCACACAAAATTTGGGTGTTGTTAACATGAATTTGCCAATTAGTGTTGAACCATATCAACCTTAGACTACAATTCTACCATGTTATTTTGAGAAagatttacataaaataataatggatGAGAAAAGCTTTCACTTCCACCTTATTAGTGTTTTTTTTCAGCTTCCAATTTTTTACTCTTGGAATtggtatatactatatatataggTAGCTTTCTAGTATTCGTACGGAAACATTATTATTTGACAGCCTGCtatgttgaaattgaagaacatGGGAGCATgttgaatttaatttgtttatttagtGTCGAATAACTCTTAATAATTCACCTGCTTTTTTAATGATTATACATCGTACTTACACCTGCAAATTGTGACCGGGAATTACActattcatatttatttttcttttttcttttttctttttttgcttttcattttattgtattttaatcttCTAACAAATAATTGTCTTCAGGCTAATAATGATGACTATAAATTGTTGATGTTGAAATTTGACCTTGCAAATTCAGGataagtttctttttatttgtttattttggtTACATCACATCACTTGCTTCCTTGTTTGTTGTCACATATCTCTCGTTTTGGAGTTTACAATTTAATGAGTTGAATTACATACTCCTATGGCCTAACTCCTATGGCCTAATTTCAGATAAATATTTCTTGAGTTATCATATTTATATTAAGATTTTTATTATAGGGTAAAGTACTAACTTGGTCCCTTGCGTTTGGACGTAATCCTGTTTTAgtttttaagatttaaagtgtcttatttaatttcaaaaaattttatttagctTCAATTTAATCCCACCGTCaagtcaaagttaaataattaacgaaatatCCTACATCACAGCAGTACAAGAACAAGGTTGAtaatttcatttatttaatACATTTATTCAATATTCTCCTTagttctataaaaaatattttatttaaattgtaagaagaatgataaataaatgtattgatgcatttatggttgattttgtgccttTGGAGCTTGTGCTTGTTCTCTCGATTAtcgaccttgttcttatatacTGTTGTGATGTatgatattttgttaattatttaactttgatctTACCGTAGGACTAAATTGAaactaaatgaaacttttttgaatttaaataggACATCTTAAACCTTAAAGACCAAAATAGGATTATGCCCAAATGTAGAACACTAATctaatactttactctttattatatttttttattagattagtatcatattttgtaaaatatatacatgaagcataatattattattttttaaaataaatagtatttttataaataaaaaaagcacATATTGAAAATTCAAGTACTACATATTTGAAATTTATATTAACTTATAATTATTCCTTTTATTGTTTTGCTAATTTATCTGCTTTTTGTTATATCATTTGCATaatctatatataaaaagataataggTACATATTAAAAATCAGTCCATTTTTTAAATTGGACAAATTTTATGCGTATGTTATATCCTTTGTATTTCAAAGTTAGTCAAACTTCACCTATTTGATacacataaaaatttagtcaatatTATAATTAGGTAGAAAAATATAGCTAATAATgattttaaaatgaattaaatcgtgttttttaaaatatgatcgACTGGATTAGTATAAGTCATATACTAACAAAATATAGTATTTGGTGCGAAAAGATGTCATTTCTATTCATATGGCCGCAAATTATTCTGTagaataaagtattatttttatttttaatatttgagaTAAGTTTTAATTGTatgtt harbors:
- the LOC107468172 gene encoding integrin-linked protein kinase 1, which produces METKNPSRFTLMKQSSLAPEHRREEGSELHNDGNGEEGIHPGVRLMYSANENDLEGIREVLDSGVSVNFRDIDDRTALHVAACQGLTDVVSLLLEKGAEVDAKDRWGSTPLADAIFYKNNEVIKLLEQNGAKPLMAPMHVHHAREVPEYEINPKELLNNNIFLKWQGTFCSAFWRGTEVAVKKLGEDVITDEEKVKAFRDELALFLKIRHPNVVQFLGAVTQSSPMMIVTEYLPKGDLRAFLGRKGALKPSTAVKFALDIARGVGYLHENKPSPIIHRDLEPSNILRDDSGHLKVADFGVSKLLAVKEDRPLTCQDTSCRYVAPEVFKQEEYDTKVDVFSFALILQEMIEGCPPFSAKKEDEVPKVYAAKERPPFRAPAKRYAHGIRELIEDCWNENPAKRPTFRQIIPRLESIYNTIGQKGRWKVKPLKCFQNLEALLKRDRSNFSSRGSSSRSRSSRI